From Anopheles arabiensis isolate DONGOLA chromosome 3, AaraD3, whole genome shotgun sequence, a single genomic window includes:
- the LOC120904961 gene encoding insulin-like growth factor-binding protein complex acid labile subunit isoform X2 yields MAHKTTLWRCHCWALVRTLLLSTLLAVVLWPAGEANALPYGAADIELDEANDAVSLTACYVEDLRNIREHSQNPLVIQINHCYLQELPNAIFIRFTDLQVLEICDSRVNNLQDFALNGLRNIESLNLSRNNLTTIKSWSDHDLDTLQVLDLRRNLIRSIDELSFQRYPGLVKLSLAVNFITTVPDGTFKPVANLKNLNLGKNLLTTIEEGTLRGLNKLTHVAFHHNRIRTIHPFAFVGNGHLKVLQLQGNQLGSFEPDLFGNLPRLTFLNVSSNELETVGNLSFKNSGDLRVLDLSYNRIGLLEDNSLKGLYDLEALNVSHNQLATVSKYVLKDCANLRDLDLSGNRLDYVGLKLSSATPRLVRLNLSRNAIGEIERDVFEDLPKLHTLDLAHNQLTDDAFLWSLMNLSVLNMSQNGFRKINASLLESLTLAELYDNPWDCRFLVQELAHHSSSVIYGKNYLVEDTGRILTATGIECTDERGKHRDIVVVEPPAKPSPDEMEFQRYKFFHEGHVDTRPIQDNFDTKSTVIWLMSGAIAVFGAFKLIQLLLRHSEHQSEKWRLAQHESAFLPSEHPAVTRNSRPPNTL; encoded by the exons ATGGCACATAAAACCACACTGTGGAGGTGTCACTGTTGGGCGTTGGTCCGCACGCTGTTACTCTCGACCTTGCTGGCAGTGGTGCTGTGGCCCGCCGGTGAAGCGAATGCCCTGCCGTACGGTGCAGCCGACATCGAGCTGGACGAGGCAAACGATGCCGTCTCGCTGACCGCTTGCTACGTGGAGGACCTGCGCAACATCCGCGAACACTCGCAGAACCCGCTCGTCATTCAGATCAATCACTGCTACCTGCAGGAGCTGCCGAACGCGATCTTCATACGCTTCACCGATCTGCAGGTGTTGGAAATTTGTGACAGCCGCGTTAACAACCTGCAAGACTTTGCCCTCAACGGGCTGCGCAACATCGAGTCGTTGAACCTTTCGCGCAACAATCTCACCACGATCAAGTCCTGGAGCGATCACGATCTCGACACGCTGCAGGTGCTCGATCTGCGCCGCAATCTTATCCGCTCGATCGACGAGCTGTCCTTCCAGCGCTATCCGGGGCTGGTGAAGCTCAGCTTGGCCGTGAACTTCATCACCACCGTCCCGGACGGGACGTTCAAGCCGGTGGCAAATCTGAAGAATCTCAACCTGGGCAAGAACCTGCTAACCACCATCGAGGAGGGTACGCTGCGCGGGCTGAACAAGCTAACGCACGTCGCGTTCCATCACAACCGCATCCGCACGATCCATCCGTTCGCGTTCGTCGGCAACGGCCATCTGAAGGTGTTGCAGCTGCAGGGCAACCAGCTCGGATCGTTCGAGCCGGACCTGTTCGGCAATCTGCCGCGGCTTACCTTCCTGAACGTGAGCAGCAACGAGCTGGAGACGGTGGGGAATTTGAGCTTCAAGAACAGTGGCGATCTGCGCGTGCTCGATCTCAGCTACAATCGCATCGGGCTGCTAGAAGACAACAGCCTCAAGGGACTTTATGATTTGGag GCGCTCAACGTCAGCCACAATCAGCTCGCAACGGTTAGCAAATATGTGCTGAAGGATTGCGCTAATCTGCGCGATCTCGATCTCTCCGGCAACAGGCTGGACTACGTGGGGCTGAAGCTGTCCAGCGCTACGCCACGGCTGGTGCGGCTCAACCTCTCTCGCAACGCGATCGGCGAGATCGAGCGGGACGTGTTTGAAGATCTGCCGAAGCTGCACACGCTCGACCTTGCCCACAACCAGCTGACGGACGACGCCTTCCTGTGGTCGCTGATGAATCTCAGCGTGCTGAACATGAGCCAGAACGGGTTCCGCAAGATCAATGCCTCGCTGCTGGAGAGTCTGACGCTCGCCGAGCTGTACGATAATCCCTGGGACTGTCGGTTCCTGGTGCAGGAGCTGGCccaccacagcagcagtgtgATCTATGGCAAAAACTACCTGGTAGAGGATACGGGCCGTATACTGACCGCGACCGGTATCGAGTGTACGGACGAACGGGGCAAACACCGTGACATTGTGGTGGTTGAACCGCCGGCCAAACCTTCCCCCGATGAGATG GAATTTCAACGGTACAAATTCTTCCACGAAGGGCACGTCGACACACGCCCCATTCAGGACAACTTTGACACCAAATCCACCGTCATCTGGCTAATGTCCGGTGCGATCGCCGTGTTCGGTGCGTTCAAGCTgatccagctgctgctgcgacacTCGGAACACCAGAGCGAAAAGTGGCGCCTCGCCCAGCAC
- the LOC120904961 gene encoding insulin-like growth factor-binding protein complex acid labile subunit isoform X1 yields the protein MAHKTTLWRCHCWALVRTLLLSTLLAVVLWPAGEANALPYGAADIELDEANDAVSLTACYVEDLRNIREHSQNPLVIQINHCYLQELPNAIFIRFTDLQVLEICDSRVNNLQDFALNGLRNIESLNLSRNNLTTIKSWSDHDLDTLQVLDLRRNLIRSIDELSFQRYPGLVKLSLAVNFITTVPDGTFKPVANLKNLNLGKNLLTTIEEGTLRGLNKLTHVAFHHNRIRTIHPFAFVGNGHLKVLQLQGNQLGSFEPDLFGNLPRLTFLNVSSNELETVGNLSFKNSGDLRVLDLSYNRIGLLEDNSLKGLYDLEALNVSHNQLATVSKYVLKDCANLRDLDLSGNRLDYVGLKLSSATPRLVRLNLSRNAIGEIERDVFEDLPKLHTLDLAHNQLTDDAFLWSLMNLSVLNMSQNGFRKINASLLESLTLAELYDNPWDCRFLVQELAHHSSSVIYGKNYLVEDTGRILTATGIECTDERGKHRDIVVVEPPAKPSPDEMEFQRYKFFHEGHVDTRPIQDNFDTKSTVIWLMSGAIAVFGAFKLIQLLLRHSEHQSEKWRLAQHLEYNLPDDRDIAISKAMEANRMDDK from the exons ATGGCACATAAAACCACACTGTGGAGGTGTCACTGTTGGGCGTTGGTCCGCACGCTGTTACTCTCGACCTTGCTGGCAGTGGTGCTGTGGCCCGCCGGTGAAGCGAATGCCCTGCCGTACGGTGCAGCCGACATCGAGCTGGACGAGGCAAACGATGCCGTCTCGCTGACCGCTTGCTACGTGGAGGACCTGCGCAACATCCGCGAACACTCGCAGAACCCGCTCGTCATTCAGATCAATCACTGCTACCTGCAGGAGCTGCCGAACGCGATCTTCATACGCTTCACCGATCTGCAGGTGTTGGAAATTTGTGACAGCCGCGTTAACAACCTGCAAGACTTTGCCCTCAACGGGCTGCGCAACATCGAGTCGTTGAACCTTTCGCGCAACAATCTCACCACGATCAAGTCCTGGAGCGATCACGATCTCGACACGCTGCAGGTGCTCGATCTGCGCCGCAATCTTATCCGCTCGATCGACGAGCTGTCCTTCCAGCGCTATCCGGGGCTGGTGAAGCTCAGCTTGGCCGTGAACTTCATCACCACCGTCCCGGACGGGACGTTCAAGCCGGTGGCAAATCTGAAGAATCTCAACCTGGGCAAGAACCTGCTAACCACCATCGAGGAGGGTACGCTGCGCGGGCTGAACAAGCTAACGCACGTCGCGTTCCATCACAACCGCATCCGCACGATCCATCCGTTCGCGTTCGTCGGCAACGGCCATCTGAAGGTGTTGCAGCTGCAGGGCAACCAGCTCGGATCGTTCGAGCCGGACCTGTTCGGCAATCTGCCGCGGCTTACCTTCCTGAACGTGAGCAGCAACGAGCTGGAGACGGTGGGGAATTTGAGCTTCAAGAACAGTGGCGATCTGCGCGTGCTCGATCTCAGCTACAATCGCATCGGGCTGCTAGAAGACAACAGCCTCAAGGGACTTTATGATTTGGag GCGCTCAACGTCAGCCACAATCAGCTCGCAACGGTTAGCAAATATGTGCTGAAGGATTGCGCTAATCTGCGCGATCTCGATCTCTCCGGCAACAGGCTGGACTACGTGGGGCTGAAGCTGTCCAGCGCTACGCCACGGCTGGTGCGGCTCAACCTCTCTCGCAACGCGATCGGCGAGATCGAGCGGGACGTGTTTGAAGATCTGCCGAAGCTGCACACGCTCGACCTTGCCCACAACCAGCTGACGGACGACGCCTTCCTGTGGTCGCTGATGAATCTCAGCGTGCTGAACATGAGCCAGAACGGGTTCCGCAAGATCAATGCCTCGCTGCTGGAGAGTCTGACGCTCGCCGAGCTGTACGATAATCCCTGGGACTGTCGGTTCCTGGTGCAGGAGCTGGCccaccacagcagcagtgtgATCTATGGCAAAAACTACCTGGTAGAGGATACGGGCCGTATACTGACCGCGACCGGTATCGAGTGTACGGACGAACGGGGCAAACACCGTGACATTGTGGTGGTTGAACCGCCGGCCAAACCTTCCCCCGATGAGATG GAATTTCAACGGTACAAATTCTTCCACGAAGGGCACGTCGACACACGCCCCATTCAGGACAACTTTGACACCAAATCCACCGTCATCTGGCTAATGTCCGGTGCGATCGCCGTGTTCGGTGCGTTCAAGCTgatccagctgctgctgcgacacTCGGAACACCAGAGCGAAAAGTGGCGCCTCGCCCAGCAC